In Scyliorhinus canicula chromosome 18, sScyCan1.1, whole genome shotgun sequence, a single window of DNA contains:
- the LOC119953420 gene encoding zona pellucida sperm-binding protein 4-like, translating into MGRWLGFCSLCLLAGSLLSAQPPLLGNDVCVPEPGWRFECGHSGVSSTECSRQGCCFDPQSSSHHPCFYNLRKSPVCTADGQFLIVISSNLTRPALNLSSLYVKDGQEAECKPKLTTAQFVTFHFPITSCGSSKREEDGSLIYETDVFGKRMIQTGKLGSITRDSTFSLHVQCKYTGSQETGLQINVTVYTVSPPPPASEDGILELELRIAKGGDYSSWYVDSDYPIQRILQEPVFVEVRVLDRTDPMIVLRLHDCWATPVPAPDHDVQWSLLVGGCPYEGDDYQTLLHPMGVFSGLKFPTHHKRFEVKTFVFLDGKLEQPLSRKVYLHCSAEVCSPSSQDDCSSKCGPKRRRRSINDYKGTLVSSPGPIFLEYESLQSKKLHEANGAAESPSWLLQGVSIGLMMLSLSLLVVAAVFMKRPRAVTSQCNDIEL; encoded by the exons ATGGGACGTTGGCTGGGTTTTTGTTCTCTCTGCCTCCTGGCCGGCTCCTTGCTCTCAGCCCAGCCGCCACTCCTCGGGAATGATGTTTGTGTCCCAGAGCCAGGCTGGAGATTTGAGTGCGGTCACTCCGGGGTCAGCAGTACCGAGTGCAGCCGCCAGGGTTGCTGCTTTGACCCGCAGAGCTCCAGTCACCATCCCTGTTTCTACAATCTGAGAAAGAGTCCAG TGTGCACCGCTGATGGTCAGTTCCTCATCGTGATCTCCAGCAACCTGACCCGTCCTGCCCTCAACCTGTCATCTCTGTATGTGAAGGATGGACAAGAGGCCGAGTGCAAGCCTAAACTAACCACTGCCCAATTTGTGACTTTCCACTTTCCAATTACCTCTTGTGGCTCCAGCAAGCGG GAGGAAGATGGATCCTTGATATATGAAACAGATGTCTTTGGGAAGAGGATGATTCAGACTGGGAAGCTGGGTTCAATAACCCGAGACAGCACCTTCAG CCTGCATGTCCAGTGCAAGTACACAGGGAGTCAAGAGACTGGCTTGCAGATCAATGTCACAGTTTACACTgtttctcctccacctcctgcttctgAAGATGGGATTCTGGAACTGGAATTGCGAATAGCAAAAG GTGGTGATTACAGTTCCTGGTATGTGGATAGTGACTACCCCATTCAGAGAATCCTTCAGGAACCAGTGTTTGTGGAGGTTCGTGTCCTGGATCGCACTGACCCAATGATTGTCCTGAGGCTGCATGACTGCTGGGCAACTCCTGTTCCTGCCCCTGACCATGACGTGCAATGGAGTCtactggtgggtgg GTGTCCCTATGAGGGTGATGATTATCAGACTCTTCTACACCCAATGGGTGTGTTTTCTGGCCTGAAGTTCCCAACGCATCACAAACGGTTTGAAGTGAAGACCTTTGTTTTCTTGGATGGAAAGTTGGAGCAACCTCTCTCTAGAAAG GTTTACCTGCACTGCAGTGCTGAAGTCTGTTCACCCTCTAGTCAGGATGACTGTtcatccaaatgtggcccaa AGAGACGACGCAGGAGTATCAATGACTACAAGGGAACATTAGTGAGTTCTCCTGGTCCCATTTTCCTGGAATATGAGAGTCTCCAGTCAAAGAAACTGCATGAAGCAAATG GTGCTGCTGAATCTCCTTCTTGGCTTCTGCAAGGAGTATCCATTGGCTTAATGATGCTGTCTCTGTCCCTGCTGGTGGTGGCTGCAGTGTTCATGAAGAGACCAAGAGCTGTTACTTCTCAATGTAATGACATTGAACTGTag